A portion of the Agrobacterium tumefaciens genome contains these proteins:
- a CDS encoding ABC transporter permease — protein sequence MLSFIRKRSVASLISLIGLIVMVFFLSRLTGDPAALFLPVEASEELKQQFRALHGLNDPLMVQFLRYAGDVMTGDLGESLRKARPALDVVLEAFVWTLWLAVITMSLVTTAAIVVGSLAAFRSGGFFDRMASTISLIGASVPDFWLAIVAIVVFSVNLAWLPTSGTGSVLHWILPISVLFVRPFGIIVQVVRGSMIGALSSAYVKTARAKGVKSGPIIFIHALRNAMLPVITVIGDQAASLLNGAVIVETIFGFPGVGKLMIDSILQRDFNVVLAAILVTALAIFLMNLLIDIAYALLDPRIRH from the coding sequence ATGCTGAGCTTCATCCGAAAACGTTCCGTTGCAAGCCTGATCTCCCTGATCGGCCTCATCGTAATGGTTTTCTTCCTCTCCCGCCTGACGGGCGACCCGGCCGCGCTGTTTTTGCCGGTGGAGGCTTCGGAGGAATTGAAGCAGCAGTTTCGTGCGCTGCATGGGCTGAACGATCCGCTGATGGTGCAGTTCCTGCGCTACGCGGGCGACGTGATGACGGGGGATCTGGGTGAATCGCTCAGGAAAGCCCGCCCTGCGCTGGATGTGGTGCTGGAGGCTTTCGTCTGGACGCTGTGGCTTGCGGTCATCACCATGTCCCTCGTCACCACCGCAGCAATCGTCGTCGGTTCGCTTGCCGCTTTCCGCTCCGGTGGCTTCTTCGATCGCATGGCCTCCACCATTTCGCTCATCGGCGCTTCCGTGCCGGATTTCTGGCTCGCGATCGTGGCGATCGTGGTGTTTTCCGTCAATCTCGCCTGGCTGCCCACCTCCGGCACCGGCTCGGTGCTGCACTGGATATTGCCGATCTCGGTTCTGTTCGTGCGCCCCTTCGGCATCATCGTTCAGGTGGTGCGCGGCTCGATGATCGGTGCGTTGTCCTCTGCCTATGTCAAAACGGCGCGCGCCAAGGGTGTGAAATCGGGTCCGATCATCTTCATCCACGCCTTGCGAAACGCCATGCTACCGGTCATCACCGTCATCGGCGATCAGGCGGCAAGCCTTCTCAACGGCGCAGTCATCGTCGAAACCATCTTTGGTTTCCCCGGGGTTGGCAAGCTGATGATCGATTCCATTCTTCAGCGCGATTTCAACGTCGTGCTGGCAGCAATTCTTGTGACCGCGCTTGCGATCTTCCTGATGAATCTTCTGATCGATATCGCCTATGCGCTGCTCGATCCGCGTATCCGGCACTGA
- a CDS encoding sialidase family protein, whose protein sequence is MTPDDIAHAMTGAIHAVSENRHEAFLPSPMIQNHASFLHLLQDGTLLCAWFGGTLEGKSDISIFASALTPGASRWGAPQRLSNDPAHSEQNPVIFTAPDGTLWLFHTAQPSGNQDECRIRMARVVHDPATPEKLSAEDGRFLDLPKGCFIRAPLRIRDDGAWLLPIFRCVQRPGQKWNGSHDTAALGISKDNGLTWQLQELAGSTGCVHMSPVAGANGRYSAFFRRRQADLVYRTESTDGGRSWTEPLPTDVPNNNSSIAAIRLAHGRLAMICNPINAAQSSDRRASLYDELGEEDDRPDADPSGGCVPIWGVPRAPVSICLSDDDGRSFPTRILIEDGPGTCLSNDSTDGRNLEMSYPWLLEAADGTLHASYTYHRRAIKYVRLAPGWADAKDGRIG, encoded by the coding sequence ATGACCCCTGATGACATTGCTCACGCCATGACCGGAGCCATCCATGCCGTTTCGGAAAACCGGCACGAAGCGTTCCTGCCATCGCCGATGATCCAGAACCATGCGAGCTTTCTGCACCTTCTGCAGGACGGCACCCTGCTGTGCGCCTGGTTTGGCGGAACGCTGGAGGGAAAATCGGATATTTCGATCTTCGCGTCCGCGCTCACACCCGGCGCGAGCCGGTGGGGAGCGCCGCAGCGCCTGAGCAACGATCCCGCCCATTCCGAACAGAATCCGGTTATTTTCACCGCACCTGATGGCACTCTCTGGCTGTTTCACACCGCCCAGCCATCCGGCAATCAGGACGAATGCCGCATCCGCATGGCGCGGGTCGTCCACGACCCGGCAACGCCGGAAAAGCTGTCCGCCGAAGATGGCCGTTTTCTCGATCTTCCGAAAGGCTGCTTCATCCGTGCGCCGCTTCGCATCCGCGATGACGGCGCATGGCTTCTGCCGATCTTCCGCTGCGTCCAACGCCCCGGCCAGAAATGGAACGGCAGCCACGATACCGCAGCACTCGGCATATCGAAAGACAACGGCCTCACATGGCAATTGCAGGAGCTGGCGGGCTCGACCGGCTGCGTTCATATGAGCCCGGTTGCGGGCGCGAATGGGCGCTACTCCGCTTTTTTTCGCCGCCGTCAGGCCGATCTCGTTTACCGCACGGAAAGCACAGATGGCGGTCGCTCATGGACAGAACCGCTGCCGACCGACGTACCGAACAATAATTCCTCCATCGCCGCGATCAGGCTCGCACACGGCAGGCTGGCGATGATCTGCAACCCCATCAACGCCGCGCAATCCAGCGACCGTCGCGCCTCGCTTTATGACGAACTGGGCGAGGAAGACGACAGACCGGATGCCGATCCGAGCGGTGGATGTGTGCCCATATGGGGCGTGCCGCGCGCGCCGGTTTCCATCTGCCTGTCCGATGACGACGGCCGCAGCTTTCCTACCCGGATTTTGATCGAGGACGGGCCGGGCACCTGCCTGTCCAACGATTCGACCGACGGCCGCAATCTGGAAATGTCCTATCCATGGCTTCTGGAGGCAGCGGACGGTACCCTGCACGCAAGCTACACCTATCATCGCCGCGCAATCAAATATGTCCGGCTGGCGCCCGGCTGGGCAGACGCCAAGGACGGGAGAATCGGATGA
- the pdxA gene encoding 4-hydroxythreonine-4-phosphate dehydrogenase PdxA, translating to MSNIIGITMGDPCGVGPEITVRALAEMSAPDREATRIYGNLATLEAARGALGIDIDLTRNVVDLPVEGAPLPWGTLSPVAGDAAFRFIEKAVRDAEAGAIGCIVTAPINKEALNLAGHHYDGHTGMLRSLTGSSAAYMLLASERLKVIHVSTHVSLQEAIQRATTERVLATIRAGNAHLKRIGYERPRIAVAGINPHCGENGLFGTEDDDQIAPAVAAARAEGIEVHGPISADTVFHRAYSGTFDLVVAQYHDQGHIPIKLVAFDTAVNVSVDLPIDRTSVDHGTAFDIAGKGIANHGNMNEAIAYARKLVAGKGARG from the coding sequence ATGAGCAACATCATTGGTATCACCATGGGTGACCCCTGCGGCGTCGGCCCGGAAATAACCGTCCGCGCGCTTGCGGAAATGTCCGCCCCGGATAGGGAAGCAACGCGGATTTATGGCAACCTTGCCACGCTGGAAGCGGCGCGGGGTGCGCTTGGCATCGACATCGATCTTACTCGGAATGTGGTCGATCTGCCGGTGGAGGGTGCGCCGCTGCCATGGGGCACGCTGTCGCCGGTTGCCGGAGACGCCGCTTTCCGTTTCATTGAAAAAGCGGTGCGGGATGCCGAAGCGGGCGCAATCGGCTGCATCGTCACTGCTCCGATTAACAAGGAGGCCCTCAATCTTGCGGGCCACCATTATGACGGCCACACCGGCATGCTGCGCAGCCTGACCGGTTCTTCAGCCGCCTACATGTTGCTTGCCTCCGAGCGGCTGAAGGTCATTCACGTCTCGACCCACGTGTCCCTGCAGGAAGCCATTCAACGGGCAACGACGGAGCGGGTGCTGGCGACCATCCGCGCTGGCAATGCTCATCTGAAGCGCATCGGTTACGAGCGGCCGCGCATCGCGGTTGCCGGTATCAATCCGCATTGCGGCGAAAACGGTCTGTTTGGCACCGAGGATGATGACCAGATTGCGCCAGCGGTTGCCGCCGCGCGCGCTGAAGGCATCGAGGTACACGGGCCGATCTCCGCCGATACCGTGTTCCACCGCGCCTATTCGGGCACTTTCGATCTGGTTGTCGCGCAATATCACGATCAGGGCCATATCCCGATCAAGCTCGTCGCCTTTGATACCGCCGTCAATGTCTCGGTCGATCTGCCGATTGATCGCACTTCGGTCGATCATGGAACGGCCTTCGACATCGCCGGCAAAGGCATCGCCAATCACGGCAACATGAATGAGGCCATAGCCTATGCGCGCAAGCTCGTGGCGGGCAAGGGCGCAAGAGGATGA
- a CDS encoding ABC transporter substrate-binding protein, whose protein sequence is MKKSLIAGALVMGCLSAAVSPALAASGPIKIVLAEEADLLEPCMATRSNIGRIIMENVSETLTELDVRGKNGVQPRLAEKWEQNVDGSWRFHLREGVKFSDGTGFDAKDVKHSFERIMSDKNACESRRYFGGMTVTPTIVDDHTIDFKTEPAQPILPLLMSLVTIVPEETKMEFIREPVGTGPYKLTNWTPGQQIVLTARDDYWGAKPQVTEATYLFRADPSVRAAMVQTGEADLSPSISQLDATNPKTDFSYLDSETVYMRLDHNIAPLNDVRVRRALNLAIDRQAFLGTLVPEGAVLATALVPPTTLGWNPDVKVFPYDPDGAKKLLEEAKAAGVKVDTPITIIARTANFPNVTEIMEAIQQQLQEVGFKIDLKFVEVAEHESYYSKPFKEGRGPQIVAAMHDNSKGDPSFTMFFKYATKGTQSGFSDPKVDDLIERASAAVGDERAKLWSELIAYLHDDVVADVLLFHMVGFSRVSERLDFKPTIATNSMLQLSEIGIK, encoded by the coding sequence ATGAAGAAGTCATTGATTGCGGGCGCCCTTGTTATGGGTTGCCTTAGCGCCGCGGTTTCGCCGGCGCTTGCGGCGTCGGGGCCGATCAAGATCGTGCTGGCGGAAGAGGCTGACCTGCTGGAGCCTTGCATGGCGACCCGCTCCAATATTGGCCGTATCATCATGGAAAATGTCAGCGAGACGCTGACCGAGCTTGATGTGCGCGGCAAGAACGGCGTGCAACCGCGCCTCGCTGAAAAATGGGAGCAGAACGTGGATGGCAGCTGGCGTTTCCACCTGCGTGAAGGCGTGAAGTTTTCCGACGGCACGGGTTTCGATGCCAAGGATGTCAAGCATAGCTTCGAGCGCATCATGAGCGACAAGAATGCATGCGAATCCCGTCGTTACTTCGGCGGTATGACCGTCACCCCCACGATTGTCGACGACCATACGATCGACTTCAAGACAGAGCCAGCCCAGCCCATTCTGCCGCTCCTGATGTCGCTCGTCACCATCGTGCCCGAAGAAACCAAGATGGAATTTATCCGCGAGCCTGTTGGCACCGGACCTTACAAGCTGACCAACTGGACACCGGGCCAGCAGATTGTTTTGACTGCACGTGACGACTATTGGGGCGCCAAGCCGCAGGTGACGGAAGCGACCTATCTTTTCCGAGCTGATCCCTCGGTTCGCGCCGCCATGGTGCAGACCGGCGAAGCCGATCTTTCACCCTCCATTTCGCAGCTCGACGCGACAAACCCGAAGACCGACTTTTCCTATCTCGACAGCGAGACGGTCTACATGCGCCTCGACCACAACATCGCGCCGCTGAATGACGTGCGGGTGCGCCGTGCACTCAACCTCGCCATCGACCGGCAGGCTTTCCTCGGCACGCTGGTTCCCGAAGGTGCTGTGCTGGCCACCGCACTCGTTCCGCCGACCACGCTCGGCTGGAACCCTGATGTCAAGGTTTTCCCCTACGACCCTGATGGCGCGAAGAAGTTGCTGGAGGAGGCAAAAGCTGCTGGTGTGAAGGTGGATACGCCGATCACCATCATCGCGCGCACTGCGAACTTCCCTAATGTCACCGAGATCATGGAGGCGATCCAGCAGCAATTGCAGGAAGTCGGCTTCAAGATCGACCTCAAATTCGTGGAAGTGGCCGAGCACGAAAGCTATTATTCCAAGCCTTTCAAGGAAGGCCGGGGACCGCAGATCGTCGCTGCCATGCACGACAATTCCAAGGGTGATCCGTCCTTCACCATGTTCTTCAAATATGCCACCAAGGGCACGCAATCCGGTTTCTCGGACCCCAAGGTGGATGACTTGATCGAACGAGCATCCGCAGCCGTCGGCGATGAACGCGCCAAGCTCTGGTCCGAGCTCATCGCCTACCTGCATGACGATGTCGTGGCGGATGTGCTGCTGTTCCACATGGTTGGCTTCTCACGCGTCTCCGAACGGCTGGACTTCAAGCCCACCATCGCCACCAATTCGATGCTGCAGCTTTCGGAAATCGGCATCAAGTAA
- a CDS encoding iron-containing alcohol dehydrogenase has translation MNTMSTASILIHQPRRLAVGAGTISQVGAWAVKTASTLVIATPLTAKFADRLQLQGPFTVFDAIPGEPDTGTLDAALAAARAAKPDLVIGLGGGSVMDVAKLVAALWNSSQTLEDVAGPNRVAGRDTRLVQIATTAGTGSEAGIRSLITDPVKGSKVAVESPHLIADFAVLDPELTYSVPSAVTAATGVDAMAHCVEAFTNRKAHPMIDGFARMGFSLVGKYLARAVRDGADTEAREGMMLASYYGGICLGPVNTAAGHAIAYPLGTLLNLPHGLANAIVFPHVLAFNQHAVSAKTAEVAGALGLREHLSSDDLRKAATDFCAGLGIEMSLARHGASETDLPRYAQDAHAIRRLMDNNPVDMSLDDVLGIYRRAF, from the coding sequence ATGAACACCATGTCCACAGCCTCCATTCTCATCCATCAGCCGCGCAGGCTTGCCGTTGGCGCCGGCACCATTTCTCAGGTCGGCGCCTGGGCCGTCAAAACCGCTTCGACCCTGGTGATCGCCACGCCGCTGACCGCGAAATTTGCCGACCGGCTGCAATTGCAGGGTCCTTTCACTGTCTTTGACGCCATTCCCGGCGAACCGGACACAGGGACGCTCGATGCAGCACTGGCCGCAGCGCGCGCCGCCAAACCCGATCTCGTCATCGGCCTCGGCGGTGGCTCGGTGATGGATGTGGCGAAACTCGTCGCCGCACTCTGGAATTCCAGCCAGACGCTTGAGGATGTGGCAGGACCGAACAGGGTCGCAGGGCGCGACACCAGGCTCGTCCAGATCGCCACCACCGCCGGAACCGGCTCGGAAGCCGGGATTCGCTCGCTCATCACCGATCCCGTCAAGGGCAGCAAGGTCGCGGTCGAAAGCCCTCATCTGATTGCCGATTTCGCGGTGCTCGATCCGGAACTCACGTATTCCGTGCCATCAGCTGTGACAGCGGCGACGGGGGTGGATGCCATGGCGCATTGCGTGGAGGCTTTCACCAATCGCAAGGCCCATCCGATGATCGACGGTTTTGCCCGCATGGGCTTTTCGCTGGTGGGCAAATATCTGGCGCGCGCCGTTCGCGACGGCGCTGATACCGAAGCCCGCGAAGGAATGATGCTCGCCTCCTACTATGGCGGCATCTGCCTTGGCCCGGTCAATACGGCGGCGGGTCACGCCATCGCCTATCCGCTCGGCACGCTTCTCAACCTGCCGCACGGGTTGGCAAACGCTATCGTCTTCCCGCATGTTCTGGCTTTCAACCAGCACGCCGTTTCGGCAAAGACGGCGGAGGTGGCCGGAGCGCTTGGGCTTCGCGAGCATCTTTCATCCGATGATCTTCGCAAGGCAGCGACAGATTTCTGCGCCGGCCTCGGCATTGAAATGTCCCTTGCGCGGCACGGGGCAAGCGAAACCGACCTTCCCCGTTATGCGCAAGACGCTCACGCAATCCGCCGGCTGATGGACAACAATCCCGTCGATATGAGCCTTGATGACGTGCTCGGCATTTACCGCCGCGCTTTCTAA
- a CDS encoding FadR/GntR family transcriptional regulator, whose amino-acid sequence MGLMKETARKALPDIIFERMHRAIKSGAYKPDERLPTEHELAMEFEVSRPVVREALRRLREQGFIYSRRGSGSYVRAFGLREPLGFGQLENVADLLNCYEFRLTLEPAAAAAAALRHDGERLVAIKKALELMRDATNRQSHREDADYQFHLAIARAARNSYFSTAMEALKDHIAVGMKFHGMSVKREASGLTRVFAEHEAIAVAIAEGDAEAARRLMHDHLTGSRDRLFESSHTD is encoded by the coding sequence ATGGGGCTGATGAAAGAAACGGCGCGCAAGGCACTTCCGGACATTATTTTCGAGAGAATGCACCGGGCGATCAAATCCGGCGCCTACAAGCCGGATGAACGGCTTCCGACCGAACATGAACTCGCCATGGAATTCGAAGTGTCGCGACCGGTGGTCCGCGAGGCGCTTCGGCGGCTGCGCGAACAGGGGTTCATCTATTCGCGAAGGGGTTCCGGCAGCTATGTGCGGGCATTCGGCCTGCGCGAGCCGCTGGGCTTCGGCCAGCTCGAAAATGTCGCTGACCTGCTGAACTGTTATGAATTCAGGCTGACTCTGGAGCCGGCAGCTGCGGCGGCGGCGGCCTTGCGGCATGATGGCGAGAGGCTCGTCGCAATCAAAAAGGCGCTCGAGCTGATGCGGGACGCCACCAATCGCCAGTCCCACCGTGAGGATGCCGATTATCAGTTCCACCTTGCCATCGCGCGGGCGGCACGGAATAGCTATTTCTCCACTGCGATGGAGGCTCTCAAGGACCACATTGCGGTGGGAATGAAGTTTCACGGCATGTCGGTGAAGCGCGAGGCATCCGGCCTTACCCGCGTGTTTGCCGAGCACGAGGCGATTGCGGTGGCGATTGCCGAAGGAGATGCCGAGGCCGCGCGGCGGCTGATGCACGACCATCTGACGGGATCACGTGACCGCCTCTTCGAGTCTTCGCATACGGATTGA